A genomic stretch from Aedes albopictus strain Foshan chromosome 2, AalbF5, whole genome shotgun sequence includes:
- the LOC134288728 gene encoding aromatic-L-amino-acid decarboxylase — translation MDSREFRRRGTEMVEYICNYLETLEQRRVTPSVEPGYLRHLLPGEAPEDPEPWEKIMEDVESKIMPGVTHWQHPRFHAYFPSGNSFPSILGDMLSDGIGCIGFSWAASPACTELETIVLDWLGKAIGLPDHFLALKPGSKGGGVIQTSASECVLVTMLAARAQAIKYLKQQHPFVEEGHLLSKLMAYCSKEAHSCVEKAAMICFVKLRILEPDENCSLRADTLVKAMEEDEQQGLIPFFVSTTLGTTGSCAFDDINEIGEALQRFPSVWLHVDAAYAGNSFICPELKYLLKGIDYADSFNTNPNKWLLTNFDCSTLWVRDRIRLTSALVVDPLYLKHGYSDSAIDYRHWGVPLSRRFRSLKLWFVLRSYGITGLQNYIRHHIDLAKRFERLVLKDNRFEVCNDVKLGLVCFRLKGSDRINEKLLSSINASGKIHMVPASVNERYVIRFCATAQNAMVEDIDFAWDVITDFAAEILEKEQADEVTEIVDRRKTHTLAQKRSFFVRMVSDPKIYNPAINKAQTPRISTEGTSPSTDGTVVTVQSPKTPGSASWISWPLAFLFANSDDGPKNDMPLRFRHLDTMVRLSASRRNSATGGGSSPSPEGENGIVLAKSPKRSPLMVRRRGTSPSNQPSTGNGSTK, via the exons ATGGACAGCCGGGAGTTTCGCCGCCGCGGTACCGAAATGGTCGAGTACATCTGCAACTATCTGGAAACGTTGGAGCAGCGCCGGGTGACGCCCAGCGTGGAGCCCGGCTATCTGCGGCATCTGTTGCCCGGCGAagcaccggaagatccggaacccTGGGAGAAGATCATGGAGGACGTCGAGAGTAAAATCATGCCCGGGGTGACACACTGGCAGCATCCGCGATTCCACGCGTACTTCCCGTCGGGCAATTCGTTTCCGTCGATTCTGGGCGACATGCTAAGCGACGGGATTGGGTGCATTGGGTTCTCGTGGGCTGCCAGTCCGGCGTGCACCGAGCTGGAGACGATCGTGCTGGATTGGTTGG GCAAAGCAATCGGTCTACCGGATCACTTTCTTGCGCTGAAACCGGGCAGCAAAGGAGGCGGTGTCATTCAG ACATCTGCCTCGGAATGCGTCCTGGTAACGATGCTGGCCGCCCGAGCACAGGCCATCAAATATCTCAAGCAACAGCACCCTTTCGTCGAAGAAGGTCATCTGCTGTCCAAGTTGATGGCCTACTGCTCCAAGGAGGCCCATAGCTGCGTGGAGAAGGCTGCTATGATCTGTTTCGTAAAGTTGAGGATTTTGGAACCGGATGAAAATTGTTCGCTTCGGGCCGACACGCTGGTTAAG GCCATGGAGGAGGACGAACAGCAGGGCCTGATTCCTTTCTTCGTGTCGACTACCTTGGGCACTACGGGATCCTGTGCTTTCGATGATATCAACGAGATCGGAGAAGCCCTGCAGCGGTTTCCGAGCGTTTGGTTACACGTGGACGCAGCGTATGCTGGGAACTCGTTCATCTGCCCGGAACTGAAGTATTTGCTGAAGGGAATCGATTACGCCGATTCGTTTAACACCAACCCGAACAAGTGGCTGCTGACGAACTTTGACTGTTCGACGCTATGGGTTCGCGATAGAATTCGTCTGACTTCGGCTTTAGTG GTTGATCCGCTGTATCTGAAACATGGATATTCAGACTCGGCCATTGACTACCGCCACTGGGGCGTTCCACTGAGTCGTCGATTCCGGTCCCTAAAGCTGTGGTTCGTTCTGCGAAGCTATGGTATCACCGGACTGCAGAACTACATCCGGCATCACATTGACCTGGCGAAACGGTTCGAAAGGTTAGTCCTGAAGGACAATCGCTTCGAGGTGTGCAACGACGTCAAACTGGGACTGGTGTGCTTCCGGCTGAAGGGCTCGGATCGGATCAATGAGAAGCTGCTGAGCAGTATCAACGCATCCGGGAAGATTCATATGGTACCGGCATCGGTCAACGAGCGATATGTGATTCGGTTCTGCGCCACGGCGCAGAATGCCATGGTGGAAGATATCG ATTTTGCTTGGGACGTGATCACCGACTTCGCTGCGGAGATCCTCGAAAAGGAGCAAGCCGACGAAGTAACGGAGATCGTGGATCGCCGCAAGACCCACACCCTGGCTCAGAAACGATCATTCTTCGTCCGTATGGTGAGCGATCCAAAGATCTACAACCCGGCCATCAACAAGGCGCAAACGCCGCGGATTTCAACGGAAGGTACATCCCCGTCCACCGACGGAACGGTAGTGACCGTTCAATCGCCGAA AACACCGGGATCCGCCTCGTGGATCAGTTGGCCCTTGGCATTCCTGTTTGCCAACTCCGATGATGGGCCCAAAAATGATATGCCACTAAG ATTCCGGCACCTGGATACCATGGTACGGTTGTCCGCTTCTCGTCGCAACTCGGCCACCGGAGGAGGATCGTCTCCCTCgcccgagggcgaaaatggcatTGTTCTGGCAAAGTCCCCCAAACGATCGCCGCTCATGGTACGGAGACGAGGCACATCGCCGAGTAATCAACCGAGCACCGGAAATGGATCGACTAAGTAA